A single Oncorhynchus tshawytscha isolate Ot180627B linkage group LG01, Otsh_v2.0, whole genome shotgun sequence DNA region contains:
- the LOC121839675 gene encoding beta-1,3-galactosyl-O-glycosyl-glycoprotein beta-1,6-N-acetylglucosaminyltransferase 3-like, which translates to MWMRKLSTYRCHKLSHSPWIQSQRVFRNLSLILLSGSVSLLLWMALRRPLASDRGPLPATDLLPSDYAADLQACSAIIRGDMEGLEREQLSLLLKTKKKQQLLSEEFYHNVTQDCQRYIADRGFITIPLSQEEKEFPIAYSMVIHEKIEMFERLLRALYTPQNVYCVHIDQKSSEDFRSAVRAIVSCLPNVFVASKIESVIYASWSRVQADLNCMEDLLKSPVQWRYLLNTCGTDFPIKTNAEMVQALKLLNGKNSMESEVTNGYKKGRWLFHHNVTNTVVRTEVKKTPPPINTPMFSGNAYFVVSRAFVRHVMKSQEVRVLLEWEKDTYSPDEHLWATLQRMPAVPGSNPPNSKFQQSDMNSMARVVRWSYLAGDVRSGAPYPHCSGTYRRAVCVYGAGDLQWLLNQHHLIANKFDPEVDDVAIRCLESYLRFKATYSVSVRTVESGNILQKL; encoded by the exons ATGTGGATGAGGAAACTATCCACATACAGGTGCCACAAGTTGAGCCACTCCCCGTGGATACA ATCTCAGAGAGTGTTCAGGAACTTGTCTCTGATCCTATTGAGTGGATCAGTCTCTCTGCTCCTGTGGATGGCTCTCAGACGTCCGCTGGCCTCAGACAGGGGTCCTCTCCCCGCTACAGACCTCCTCCCCTCGGACTACGCTGCCGACCTGCAGGCCTGCTCAGCCATAATCCGAGGAGACATGGAGGGTCTGGAGAGGGAGCAGCTCAGCCTCCTGCTGAAGACCAAGAAGAAGCAGCAGCTGCTTTCAGAGGAGTTCTACCACAATGTAACTCAGGACTGTCAGAGGTACATTGCAGACAGAGGGTTCATCACCATTCCTCTGAGCCAGGAGGAAAAGGAGTTCCCCATCGCCTACTCCATGGTCATCCACGAGAAGATTGAGATGTTTGAGAGGCTCCTGCGTGCTTTGTACACTCCTCAGAACGTCTACTGCGTCCACATCGACCAGAAATCATCCGAGGACTTCAGGAGTGCAGTGAGAGCTATTGTTTCCTGCCTACCCAATGTGTTTGTGGCCAGTAAGATAGAGAGCGTGATCTACGCCTCCTGGTCCAGAGTGCAGGCTGACCTGAACTGTATGGAGGACCTGCTAAAGTCACCTGTCCAGTGGAGGTACCTTCTCAACACCTGTGGAACAGACTTCCCCATTAAGACCAACGCTGAGATGGTTCAGGCCCTCAAACTGCTGAATGGGAAAAACAGCAtggagtcagaggtcaccaacgGCTACAAGAAGGGCAGATGGCTGTTCCACCACAACGTCACCAACACCGTGGTCAGGACAGAGGTTAAGAAGACCCCTccaccaatcaacacccccatgTTCTCTGGCAACGCCTACTTCGTGGTATCCAGAGCCTTCGTCCGTCACGTGATGAAGAGTCAGGAGGTCCGGGTTCTGCTGGAGTGGGAGAAGGACACCTATAGTCCTGATGAACACCTGTGGGCCACTCTGCAGCGCATGCCCGCTGTCCCAGGCTCCAACCCCCCCAACAGTAAGTTCCAGCAGTCTGATATGAACTCCATGGCCAGGGTAGTGAGGTGGAGCTACCTGGCTGGGGATGTGAGGAGCGGAGCCCCCTACCCCCACTGCTCCGGGACCTACAGGAGAgctgtgtgtgtctatggagcTGGAGACCTGCAGTGGCTCCTAAACCAACACCACCTTATTGCTAACAAGTTTGACCCTGAGGTGGATGATGTGGCGATCAGGTGTCTGGAGTCATACCTGCGCTTTAAAGCAACGTACAGTGTATCAGTAAGGACAGTGGAATCTGGGAATATCTTACAAAAACTATGA
- the LOC112242123 gene encoding beta-1,3-galactosyl-O-glycosyl-glycoprotein beta-1,6-N-acetylglucosaminyltransferase 3 → MEGLEREQLSLLLKTKKKQQLLSEEFYHNVTQDCQRYIADRGFITIPLSQEEKEFPIAYSMVIHEKIEMFERLLRALYTPQNVYCVHIDQKSSEDFRSAVRAIVSCLPNVFVASKIESVIYASWSRVQADLNCMEDLLKSPVQWRYLLNTCGTDFPIKTNAEMVQALKLLNGKNSMESEVTNGYKKGRWLFHHNVTNTVVRTEVKKTPPPINTPMFSGNAYFVVSRAFVRHVMKSQEVRVLLEWEKDTYSPDEHLWATLQRMPAVPGSNPPNSKFQQSDMNSMARVVRWSYLAGDVRSGAPYPHCSGTYRRAVCVYGAGDLQWLLNQHHLIANKFDPEVDDVAIRCLESYLRFKATYSVSVRTVESGNILQKL, encoded by the coding sequence ATGGAGGGTCTGGAGAGGGAGCAGCTCAGCCTCCTGCTGAAGACCAAGAAGAAGCAGCAGCTGCTTTCAGAGGAGTTCTACCACAATGTAACTCAGGACTGTCAGAGGTACATTGCAGACAGAGGGTTCATCACCATTCCTCTGAGCCAGGAGGAAAAGGAGTTCCCCATCGCCTACTCCATGGTCATCCACGAGAAGATTGAGATGTTTGAGAGGCTCCTGCGTGCTTTGTACACTCCTCAGAACGTCTACTGCGTCCACATCGACCAGAAATCATCCGAGGACTTCAGGAGTGCAGTGAGAGCTATTGTTTCCTGCCTACCCAATGTGTTTGTGGCCAGTAAGATAGAGAGCGTGATCTACGCCTCCTGGTCCAGAGTGCAGGCTGACCTGAACTGTATGGAGGACCTGCTAAAGTCACCTGTCCAGTGGAGGTACCTTCTCAACACCTGTGGAACAGACTTCCCCATTAAGACCAACGCTGAGATGGTTCAGGCCCTCAAACTGCTGAATGGGAAAAACAGCAtggagtcagaggtcaccaacgGCTACAAGAAGGGCAGATGGCTGTTCCACCACAACGTCACCAACACCGTGGTCAGGACAGAGGTTAAGAAGACCCCTccaccaatcaacacccccatgTTCTCTGGCAACGCCTACTTCGTGGTATCCAGAGCCTTCGTCCGTCACGTGATGAAGAGTCAGGAGGTCCGGGTTCTGCTGGAGTGGGAGAAGGACACCTATAGTCCTGATGAACACCTGTGGGCCACTCTGCAGCGCATGCCCGCTGTCCCAGGCTCCAACCCCCCCAACAGTAAGTTCCAGCAGTCTGATATGAACTCCATGGCCAGGGTAGTGAGGTGGAGCTACCTGGCTGGGGATGTGAGGAGCGGAGCCCCCTACCCCCACTGCTCCGGGACCTACAGGAGAgctgtgtgtgtctatggagcTGGAGACCTGCAGTGGCTCCTAAACCAACACCACCTTATTGCTAACAAGTTTGACCCTGAGGTGGATGATGTGGCGATCAGGTGTCTGGAGTCATACCTGCGCTTTAAAGCAACGTACAGTGTATCAGTAAGGACAGTGGAATCTGGGAATATCTTACAAAAACTATGA